In one Streptomyces sp. NBC_01241 genomic region, the following are encoded:
- a CDS encoding endonuclease: protein MTARRTVEVLLDRYGTTYAAEAGIRLRNTPQPLYQLLVLSDLLSARIRASVAVAAARALFAHGLRSPDRMIGSTWQERVDALGEGGYRRYDERTATQLGAGAELLLVEYGGDLRRLRREADGDLDILRSGLRRTPGMGPAGADIFVREVQAVWPETAPFLDGKALQGAEKLGLPASPANLVRLAEQAGQAGQAHEQGPAELAAALVRAALDKHVVDDVAAYA from the coding sequence GTGACCGCGCGCAGAACCGTGGAGGTGCTCCTCGACCGCTACGGCACCACCTATGCCGCCGAGGCCGGCATCCGGTTGCGGAACACACCGCAGCCGCTGTACCAACTCCTCGTGCTCAGCGATCTGTTGAGCGCCCGCATCCGGGCGTCCGTGGCGGTGGCGGCGGCCCGTGCACTGTTCGCCCACGGCCTGCGGTCCCCGGACAGGATGATCGGGTCGACCTGGCAGGAGCGCGTCGACGCCCTGGGCGAGGGCGGCTACCGGCGCTACGACGAACGGACCGCCACCCAGCTCGGTGCCGGGGCGGAGCTGCTGCTCGTCGAGTACGGGGGCGATCTGCGGCGGCTGCGCAGGGAGGCCGACGGCGACCTGGACATCCTGCGGTCCGGACTGCGCCGGACCCCGGGCATGGGCCCGGCCGGTGCGGACATCTTCGTCCGCGAGGTGCAGGCCGTGTGGCCGGAGACGGCACCGTTCCTGGACGGGAAGGCGCTTCAGGGCGCCGAGAAACTGGGGCTGCCCGCCTCGCCGGCGAATCTCGTACGGCTGGCGGAACAGGCCGGGCAGGCCGGGCAGGCCCACGAACAGGGGCCCGCCGAGCTCGCGGCGGCTCTGGTGCGTGCCGCGCTGGACAAGCACGTCGTGGACGACGTCGCAGCGTACGCGTGA
- a CDS encoding APC family permease, whose translation MSNPVTSSSTDHDGTDRPPQTGQEQPALAKRMRWYDGFAMSLTMPAALVASLGASIGGLGAWGAIALWAASMVLATATNWIYTELAAMFPESSGGIAHYAAEGWKSRAPVVGPLASVGYWFPWTTSLAIYAGIIGSFVRAQWFPGQNWTAELGPAQLSFPIVVGLAVIVLLFCAATIGLHVAMWVIYLTGGMLMVPLVVFLVMPFLSGEWSTAGLHWDLHGLSGVREALVWLYVMAWTSFGVEVCATFAPEYKDTVRDTSRALRAGVLFSLGVFVLLPLALSGYLGEQKIGEEPTTFYVGAFQELAGGAGGLMTVFLIASLLLIMITGLADGSRVLFNMGKEGITIRQMGVLNRRGVPTRALVVALVINVLVLVCLKTPLAILVTGNLGYILTHVLAISGFALLRRDRPDLPRPIRLPGFFVPLAWLLAAIMTLVLVVGATGFSVTGYGGYKELGVALAVLVTGVLLWVYRTRVQDLRPPE comes from the coding sequence ATGTCCAACCCCGTCACGTCGTCGTCCACGGACCACGACGGCACCGACCGTCCCCCGCAGACCGGACAGGAGCAGCCCGCCCTCGCCAAACGGATGCGCTGGTACGACGGCTTCGCCATGTCGCTGACGATGCCCGCCGCCCTCGTGGCCTCGCTCGGCGCGTCGATCGGCGGTCTCGGCGCCTGGGGCGCCATCGCCCTGTGGGCGGCCTCCATGGTGCTGGCCACGGCCACCAACTGGATCTACACCGAACTCGCCGCGATGTTCCCCGAGTCGTCCGGCGGCATCGCGCACTACGCCGCCGAGGGCTGGAAGTCCCGGGCCCCGGTCGTCGGCCCGCTGGCCAGCGTCGGTTACTGGTTCCCGTGGACGACCTCGCTCGCCATCTACGCGGGCATCATCGGCTCCTTCGTCCGGGCCCAGTGGTTCCCCGGCCAGAACTGGACCGCCGAACTCGGGCCCGCACAGCTCAGTTTCCCCATCGTTGTGGGCCTGGCAGTCATCGTGCTGCTGTTCTGCGCCGCCACGATCGGGCTGCACGTCGCGATGTGGGTGATCTATCTGACCGGCGGCATGCTGATGGTGCCGCTCGTGGTCTTCCTCGTGATGCCGTTCCTCAGCGGCGAGTGGTCCACGGCCGGACTGCACTGGGACCTGCACGGGCTGAGCGGGGTCCGCGAGGCGCTGGTGTGGCTGTACGTGATGGCGTGGACGTCGTTCGGCGTGGAGGTGTGCGCCACCTTCGCCCCCGAGTACAAGGACACCGTCCGCGACACCTCGCGGGCCCTGCGGGCCGGAGTGCTCTTCTCCCTCGGGGTGTTCGTCCTGCTGCCGCTGGCCCTCTCCGGATACCTGGGCGAGCAGAAGATCGGCGAGGAACCGACCACGTTCTACGTCGGCGCGTTCCAGGAACTCGCCGGCGGGGCAGGCGGGTTGATGACGGTCTTCCTCATCGCCTCGCTGCTGCTCATCATGATCACGGGACTGGCCGACGGCTCCCGGGTGCTCTTCAACATGGGCAAGGAAGGCATCACGATCCGCCAGATGGGCGTGCTGAACCGGCGCGGCGTCCCGACCCGTGCGCTGGTGGTCGCCCTGGTCATCAATGTGCTGGTCCTGGTGTGCCTGAAGACTCCGCTGGCCATCCTCGTCACCGGGAACCTGGGCTACATCCTCACGCACGTCCTGGCCATCTCCGGCTTCGCGCTGCTGCGCAGGGACCGCCCGGACCTGCCGAGGCCGATCCGCCTCCCCGGCTTCTTCGTCCCGCTGGCCTGGCTGCTCGCCGCGATCATGACGCTCGTCCTGGTCGTCGGCGCCACCGGGTTCTCGGTCACCGGGTACGGCGGCTACAAGGAACTCGGTGTCGCGCTGGCGGTGCTGGTGACGGGCGTGCTGCTGTGGGTGTACCGGACGAGGGTGCAGGACCTGCGACCGCCGGAGTAG
- a CDS encoding PDR/VanB family oxidoreductase, producing the protein MTEVCDVAAPAGTRVLEVREARAVADGVLSLTLADPSGAPLPPWTPGAHVDLHVAPGLVRQYSLCSDPEDTGQYRIAVLRVPDGRGGSAAVHESLRAGSRVAVSAPRNHFELVDAPEYLLVAGGIGITPLLAMAHRLTVVGKPWRMLYGGRSRTTMAFLGELPPDRVTVVPQDEAGHPGLAGYLAAAPGATVYACGPGGLLDAVRELHPGPVHTERFTAPAPAPDGDHAFDVRLARSGLDVRVPADTSVLDAVRAAGADVPSSCEAGICGTCETAVIDGAPDHRDALLTPEEQEADATMLICVSRCRGARLVLDL; encoded by the coding sequence ATGACCGAGGTGTGCGACGTGGCGGCACCGGCGGGTACCCGGGTGCTGGAGGTGCGGGAGGCGCGGGCCGTCGCGGACGGGGTCCTGTCGCTGACGCTCGCCGACCCGTCCGGGGCGCCGCTGCCGCCCTGGACGCCCGGGGCCCATGTGGATCTCCATGTGGCGCCGGGGCTCGTCCGGCAGTACTCGCTGTGCTCGGACCCCGAGGACACCGGCCAGTACCGGATCGCCGTGCTGCGGGTGCCGGACGGGCGCGGCGGTTCGGCGGCCGTGCACGAGAGCCTGCGGGCGGGCAGCAGGGTGGCGGTCTCGGCGCCCCGAAACCACTTCGAACTGGTCGACGCCCCCGAGTATCTGCTGGTCGCGGGCGGTATCGGGATCACCCCGCTGCTGGCGATGGCCCACCGGCTGACCGTCGTCGGCAAGCCGTGGCGGATGCTGTACGGCGGCCGTTCCCGCACCACGATGGCGTTTCTCGGCGAACTCCCGCCGGACCGGGTCACCGTCGTCCCGCAGGACGAGGCGGGCCACCCCGGCCTGGCGGGATACCTGGCCGCGGCGCCGGGGGCCACCGTCTACGCGTGCGGCCCCGGAGGACTGCTCGATGCCGTACGCGAGCTGCACCCGGGCCCGGTCCACACGGAACGCTTCACCGCGCCGGCCCCGGCCCCGGACGGCGACCACGCCTTCGACGTACGCCTGGCCCGTAGCGGCCTCGACGTGCGCGTGCCCGCGGACACCAGCGTGCTGGACGCGGTCCGGGCGGCCGGGGCCGACGTGCCGTCCTCCTGCGAGGCGGGCATCTGCGGCACGTGCGAGACCGCCGTGATCGACGGGGCTCCCGACCACCGCGACGCGCTGCTCACGCCCGAGGAGCAGGAAGCCGACGCCACCATGCTGATCTGCGTATCCCGCTGCCGCGGGGCACGGCTCGTCCTCGACCTCTGA
- a CDS encoding aromatic ring-hydroxylating oxygenase subunit alpha: MSTSPRTTDTPMTKREQAERAMRHSWFPVARSVDLETPEPAVLLGEQLVVFRDADGVARVTARRCPHRGADLSQGKVTGGSIGCPYHGWRFDGAEGGCTYVPSLPDQSKIPPKAAIRTYPAVERFGHVWTVLEEPVTELYDPEEWRGHDLVWLAANPLNSPTGVAAAIENFRDVAHFPFVHQVSMGPTPEVVEPLQVRRDGIDVHMERPLDAGNGDWANQGDCMMSYHCTAPGFASISYHYEQAGLRVVAGFPSPVGYEQVKIFWGVANDRDFKGDSLEECLRIEEMVYLEDMPVVENLSPREVPWDAEVPEFSVPADLFTINYRRAFVELMNRTAKQADAAGGTPS, encoded by the coding sequence ATGTCCACTTCCCCCCGCACCACCGACACCCCCATGACCAAACGGGAACAGGCCGAACGGGCCATGCGTCACAGCTGGTTCCCGGTGGCCCGGTCCGTCGATCTGGAGACCCCGGAACCCGCCGTGCTCCTCGGCGAGCAACTCGTCGTGTTCCGGGATGCCGACGGCGTCGCCCGGGTGACCGCGCGGCGATGTCCGCACCGCGGCGCGGACCTGTCGCAGGGCAAGGTCACCGGCGGTTCGATCGGCTGCCCGTACCACGGCTGGCGGTTCGACGGCGCCGAGGGCGGCTGCACCTACGTGCCCTCGCTGCCCGACCAGTCGAAGATCCCGCCGAAGGCGGCGATCCGCACCTACCCGGCCGTGGAGCGGTTCGGGCACGTGTGGACGGTGCTGGAGGAGCCGGTCACCGAGCTGTACGACCCCGAGGAGTGGCGCGGCCACGACCTGGTGTGGCTGGCCGCGAACCCGCTGAACTCGCCGACCGGGGTCGCCGCCGCGATCGAGAACTTCCGCGACGTCGCGCACTTCCCGTTCGTCCACCAGGTGTCGATGGGCCCGACCCCGGAGGTCGTCGAACCGCTCCAGGTGCGGCGCGACGGCATCGACGTCCACATGGAGCGTCCGCTGGACGCCGGTAACGGCGACTGGGCGAACCAGGGCGACTGCATGATGTCGTACCACTGCACGGCCCCCGGCTTTGCCAGCATCAGTTACCACTACGAGCAGGCCGGACTCCGGGTCGTCGCGGGCTTCCCGTCACCCGTCGGCTACGAACAGGTCAAGATCTTCTGGGGAGTTGCCAACGACCGCGACTTCAAGGGCGACTCCCTGGAGGAGTGCCTGCGGATCGAGGAGATGGTGTACCTGGAGGACATGCCGGTCGTCGAGAACCTCTCGCCGCGCGAGGTCCCGTGGGACGCGGAGGTGCCGGAGTTCTCCGTGCCCGCCGACCTCTTCACCATCAACTACCGTCGTGCCTTCGTGGAGTTGATGAACCGTACGGCGAAGCAGGCAGACGCGGCGGGCGGCACGCCGTCATGA
- a CDS encoding SDR family NAD(P)-dependent oxidoreductase gives MSAVAATAAVQGEVRAPGSVHDLTGRAALITGAARGMGRAHALTLAGRGAKVALADLDASELAETAAAVEKAGGEAYTFTTDITSREGAEALIGSAAAALGGLDILVHNAGLMFSMTGLADTDDADFDRLLAVNVRAPLYLTRAALPHLRRSAAARVVFVSSQWGQVPDGHSYGYMVSKAGQLGLMKTLAKEFAAERITVNAVAPGAVATRMVPAENYEAEVAAVPVGRLAQPYEIAEAVAFLAADTGAFVTGQTIPVNGGALLVGI, from the coding sequence ATGAGCGCCGTGGCCGCGACCGCCGCCGTCCAGGGGGAGGTCCGTGCCCCCGGTTCCGTGCACGATCTGACCGGCCGGGCCGCGCTGATCACCGGCGCCGCCCGCGGCATGGGCCGCGCCCACGCGCTCACCCTGGCCGGCCGGGGCGCCAAGGTCGCGCTCGCCGACCTCGACGCGTCCGAGCTGGCCGAGACCGCCGCCGCCGTCGAGAAGGCGGGCGGTGAGGCGTACACCTTCACCACCGACATCACCTCCCGCGAGGGCGCCGAAGCCCTGATCGGGTCCGCTGCGGCGGCGCTCGGCGGACTCGACATCCTGGTCCACAACGCGGGCCTGATGTTCTCCATGACGGGGCTCGCCGACACCGACGACGCCGACTTCGACCGGCTGCTCGCCGTCAACGTGCGGGCTCCGCTGTACCTGACCCGGGCCGCCCTGCCCCATCTGCGGCGCAGCGCCGCCGCGCGGGTGGTGTTCGTGTCCTCGCAGTGGGGCCAGGTGCCCGACGGTCACAGTTACGGCTACATGGTGTCCAAGGCAGGGCAGTTGGGCCTGATGAAGACCCTGGCCAAGGAGTTCGCGGCCGAGCGGATCACGGTCAACGCGGTGGCTCCCGGTGCCGTCGCCACGCGCATGGTCCCGGCGGAGAACTACGAGGCGGAGGTCGCCGCCGTGCCCGTCGGCCGGCTCGCCCAGCCGTACGAGATCGCCGAGGCGGTCGCGTTCCTGGCCGCCGACACCGGTGCGTTCGTCACCGGCCAGACCATCCCCGTCAACGGCGGCGCGCTCCTCGTCGGCATCTGA
- a CDS encoding VOC family protein — MLQLKRIDNMDILSHDVPRLADFYHGVLGLPFHLPYEPEEGWAAIDLGNVTLYLFTSEVGEHAPRRTEINAENAPGLDSFAFEVDDLDAAVAELDGTVEWVTEEQIVWKHPSGVWYRYRPFYDPDGNMLYVTEPHPEAGTDAGTGTDAGTGTDPEAAA, encoded by the coding sequence GTGCTGCAACTGAAGCGCATCGACAACATGGACATCCTCAGCCACGACGTGCCGCGCCTCGCGGACTTCTACCACGGCGTCCTGGGCCTGCCCTTCCACCTCCCCTACGAGCCGGAGGAGGGCTGGGCCGCCATCGACCTGGGCAACGTCACGCTCTACCTCTTCACCTCCGAGGTGGGTGAGCACGCCCCGCGCCGCACCGAGATCAACGCCGAGAACGCGCCGGGCCTGGACTCCTTCGCCTTCGAGGTCGACGACCTCGACGCGGCCGTCGCCGAGCTGGACGGCACGGTGGAGTGGGTCACCGAGGAGCAGATCGTCTGGAAGCACCCCAGCGGTGTCTGGTACCGCTACCGGCCCTTCTACGACCCCGACGGCAACATGCTGTACGTCACCGAGCCGCACCCGGAGGCCGGCACGGACGCCGGCACCGGCACGGACGCCGGCACCGGCACGGACCCGGAGGCCGCCGCATGA
- a CDS encoding C45 family autoproteolytic acyltransferase/hydolase, producing MSAVPVRSAHTRFTSAVAEPRDRGREFGEIWRERVRATADAYGELFGRAGVPDTDASGVTALARVHTWAPGLADEIRGIAEGAGLPVNRVAALNARTEILASGRPGPGECTTVVALGGPGTEPVAAQNWDWYESLADSWLEWEIPHPDGRVTRTLTEFGVVGKIGINDRGVGCLFNILHHRRDGSGMGVPVHVVARRLLDEAATVTHALKIAGSAGSTGTTGSTTLTVVGALAAGRTAVSAELWPGGIGHVLPDPDGLLLHTNHFLTRPAADGDTEPVTDPDTIVRYEVLRRRLHGRGADLTPDEALAALSDHTGGVCVHPAAEGPHEFRTLATVFLDTAARALRVIPGPPCTRPKPGEAVG from the coding sequence GTGAGTGCCGTGCCGGTGCGGTCGGCGCACACCCGGTTCACCTCCGCCGTCGCCGAACCCCGCGACCGGGGGCGGGAGTTCGGCGAGATCTGGCGCGAGCGGGTACGGGCCACCGCCGACGCCTACGGTGAGCTGTTCGGCCGGGCCGGAGTACCCGACACGGACGCGTCCGGTGTGACGGCACTGGCCCGGGTGCACACGTGGGCGCCGGGCCTCGCCGACGAGATCCGGGGCATCGCGGAGGGCGCGGGACTGCCGGTCAACCGGGTCGCCGCGCTCAACGCCCGTACGGAGATCCTCGCTTCGGGCCGGCCGGGCCCCGGGGAGTGCACCACCGTCGTGGCGCTCGGCGGGCCCGGGACGGAGCCCGTCGCGGCCCAGAACTGGGACTGGTACGAGTCGTTGGCCGACAGCTGGCTGGAGTGGGAGATCCCGCACCCCGACGGGCGCGTCACCCGCACCCTCACCGAGTTCGGCGTCGTCGGCAAGATCGGCATCAACGACCGGGGCGTGGGCTGCCTGTTCAACATCCTGCACCACCGGCGCGACGGCTCCGGGATGGGCGTGCCCGTCCACGTGGTGGCCCGCAGGCTCCTCGACGAGGCGGCCACCGTCACCCACGCCCTGAAGATCGCCGGGAGCGCCGGGTCCACCGGGACCACCGGATCGACCACGCTCACCGTCGTCGGCGCGCTCGCCGCGGGCAGGACGGCCGTCTCGGCCGAACTATGGCCCGGCGGCATCGGCCATGTGCTGCCCGATCCGGACGGTCTGCTGCTGCACACCAACCACTTCCTGACCCGCCCCGCCGCCGACGGCGACACCGAACCGGTCACCGACCCCGACACGATCGTGCGGTACGAGGTGCTCCGCCGACGGCTCCACGGCCGGGGCGCGGACCTCACCCCGGACGAGGCGCTCGCCGCGCTGAGCGACCACACCGGCGGCGTGTGCGTGCATCCCGCCGCCGAAGGACCCCACGAGTTCCGGACCCTGGCGACCGTCTTCCTCGACACCGCCGCCCGCGCCCTGCGGGTGATCCCCGGACCGCCCTGCACCCGCCCGAAGCCCGGAGAGGCTGTCGGGTGA
- a CDS encoding polysaccharide deacetylase family protein, whose amino-acid sequence MHPADQAHGPHEPPESSEPSAYAVFSASPDFAWPGGAGAAVSLTFDVDAEAGWLGEGPSYTRRLTTLSEGRYGVVRGVPRILRLLAAHGIRSTFFVPGHTAELYPDTVRAILDDGHEVAHHGHLHLRSDKVGADEQRAEIERGLEALDRAGAPVPTGYRSTSWEMTPETFDLLLEHGFGYDSSCMGDDRPYWESWEGRSLLELPVHWSLDDWPRYGWNIDTGGNTAAPGELYTSWLTEYTSARAERRHVTYTMHPEVIGRPQRFAELVRLVEEIERQGGAWHATLADVATHVRPLLPAPPFPAALLPDPR is encoded by the coding sequence ATGCATCCGGCAGATCAGGCCCACGGGCCGCACGAACCCCCCGAATCCTCCGAACCTTCCGCGTACGCGGTGTTCTCCGCGTCCCCGGACTTCGCCTGGCCCGGCGGCGCCGGCGCGGCGGTGTCCCTCACCTTCGACGTCGACGCCGAGGCCGGCTGGCTCGGCGAGGGTCCCTCGTACACCCGTCGGCTGACCACCCTCTCCGAGGGGCGCTACGGCGTGGTCCGGGGTGTGCCCCGGATCCTGCGGTTGCTGGCCGCGCACGGCATCCGCTCCACCTTCTTCGTGCCGGGCCACACCGCCGAGCTGTATCCGGACACCGTCCGCGCGATCCTGGACGACGGCCACGAGGTGGCGCACCACGGGCATCTGCATCTGCGCAGCGACAAGGTGGGCGCCGACGAGCAACGCGCGGAGATCGAACGCGGACTTGAGGCGCTGGACCGGGCCGGGGCACCCGTGCCGACCGGGTACCGCTCCACCTCGTGGGAGATGACCCCGGAGACCTTCGACCTGCTGCTGGAGCACGGCTTCGGGTACGACTCCTCCTGCATGGGCGACGACCGCCCGTACTGGGAGAGCTGGGAGGGGCGCTCGCTCCTCGAACTGCCCGTCCACTGGTCGCTGGACGACTGGCCGCGCTACGGCTGGAACATCGACACCGGCGGCAACACGGCGGCCCCCGGCGAGCTGTACACCTCCTGGCTCACCGAATACACCTCGGCCCGCGCCGAGCGCCGCCATGTCACGTACACCATGCACCCCGAGGTCATCGGCCGCCCGCAGCGCTTCGCCGAACTGGTGCGGCTGGTCGAGGAGATCGAGCGGCAGGGCGGCGCCTGGCACGCCACGCTCGCGGACGTCGCCACCCACGTCCGCCCGCTGCTGCCGGCCCCGCCGTTCCCGGCCGCGCTGCTCCCGGACCCGCGGTGA
- a CDS encoding Lrp/AsnC family transcriptional regulator yields MTDLDDLDHAIIAALEEDGRRAFREIARSLNVSEGTVRARFRRLEETGVLKIAAFADPGLLRAGRLALLFLKVTPSHHESVVAALCRHPEVSYVSTMLGRADVFAQVLVADDNELWTFLQQKVRPLEGVEDTEAVPEIAVHKLWFNGRIPLPTPTTD; encoded by the coding sequence ATGACCGACCTGGACGACCTCGATCACGCGATCATCGCGGCCCTGGAAGAGGACGGACGCCGCGCATTCCGCGAGATCGCCCGCTCCCTGAACGTCTCCGAAGGGACCGTACGGGCCCGGTTCCGCCGCCTGGAGGAGACCGGCGTACTCAAGATCGCCGCCTTCGCCGACCCGGGCCTTCTGCGCGCGGGACGCCTGGCCCTGCTGTTTCTCAAGGTCACCCCGTCGCACCACGAGTCCGTGGTGGCCGCGCTGTGCCGGCACCCCGAGGTCAGTTACGTCTCGACGATGCTGGGCAGGGCCGATGTCTTCGCCCAGGTCCTGGTCGCCGACGACAACGAGCTGTGGACCTTCCTCCAGCAGAAGGTCCGCCCGTTGGAGGGCGTCGAGGACACCGAGGCGGTCCCCGAAATCGCCGTCCACAAGCTGTGGTTCAACGGCAGGATCCCCCTGCCGACCCCGACGACGGACTGA
- a CDS encoding DUF3995 domain-containing protein produces the protein MNPTRRAPVAAAAVATVLTADGLLHVLWSTGITWPAHDATSLSYAVLGIDAPFTPPVVLPLAAVLFTGAALVTARARLGRTHRLGRLLQAGTVAVACGTALRGLAGTAWAFGLRTGLDDGAGDTFHWLNLALYTPVCLLLAAAALRVAAGEEAPTRDR, from the coding sequence ATGAACCCCACCCGGCGCGCACCCGTCGCGGCCGCCGCCGTCGCCACCGTCCTCACCGCCGACGGACTGCTGCACGTGCTCTGGTCCACCGGCATCACCTGGCCCGCGCACGACGCCACGTCCCTCTCCTACGCCGTACTCGGCATCGACGCGCCCTTCACCCCGCCCGTGGTCCTCCCCCTGGCCGCCGTGCTGTTCACCGGCGCCGCCCTGGTCACCGCCCGCGCCCGCCTGGGCCGCACCCACCGCCTGGGCCGGCTGCTCCAGGCCGGCACCGTGGCCGTCGCCTGCGGCACCGCGCTGCGCGGCCTCGCCGGGACCGCCTGGGCGTTCGGGCTGCGCACCGGGCTGGACGACGGGGCGGGCGACACGTTCCACTGGCTCAACCTGGCGCTCTACACCCCCGTCTGCCTGCTGCTCGCGGCCGCCGCACTCCGGGTGGCGGCCGGGGAGGAAGCCCCGACCCGTGACCGATGA
- a CDS encoding RNA polymerase sigma factor, producing the protein MNELLDALTPYADRICTPIALADGPDAVQETLVAVFRGLRSLKEPAALYGWMRAIACREAVRVARRTARSVPADLTTVPQRGDPQLATDIGDVLARLSPEHRAVLVLRDVEGLDEQSAAALLGLRVGTVKSRLHRARDSFRKAWTS; encoded by the coding sequence ATGAACGAACTCCTCGACGCCCTCACCCCGTACGCGGACCGCATCTGCACGCCCATCGCCCTGGCCGACGGGCCGGACGCCGTCCAGGAGACCCTCGTCGCCGTCTTCCGCGGCCTGCGCTCCCTCAAGGAACCGGCGGCGCTGTACGGATGGATGCGCGCCATCGCCTGCCGGGAGGCGGTCCGTGTCGCGCGCCGCACCGCACGCTCCGTCCCGGCGGACCTCACCACCGTCCCTCAGCGCGGCGACCCGCAACTGGCCACCGACATAGGCGACGTCCTCGCCCGCCTCTCCCCCGAACACCGCGCCGTCCTCGTCCTGCGCGACGTCGAGGGCCTCGACGAACAATCCGCCGCCGCACTCCTCGGCCTGCGGGTCGGCACCGTCAAGTCACGGCTGCACCGGGCCCGGGACTCCTTCCGGAAGGCATGGACGTCATGA
- a CDS encoding aldehyde dehydrogenase family protein: MTTPQRLFIGGEWTEPDHGHYEVINPATEDTVGLAPEASRAQVYAAAAAAREAFATWSRTRPEERAAILDRAADLMQRDLTGNAALAQAESGATTATARGMQVAVGAARFRRYAKGALEPVEEAVAPQINEAGPMGRAGIFGALAVRQPVGVVTCITSYNNPWANPAGKIAPALAMGNTVVVKPAPQDPLSVYRMAEALEAAGVPAGVVNVVTGSGPDAGEAAVDSPDVDMVSFTGSTAVGQRIAEVCGRSMKRQLMELGGKGAAVVLDDADLDSAAAGIGTTFSFYSGQICTAPTRVLVQRAAHDALIERLAAYAGHLTVGDPTVRGTVVGPVISAAHRDRVESYIELGRKEGARIVTGGERPAGPDRGFYVAPALLADCTNDMRVVREEIFGPVVVVVPFDDEEEAIALANDSDYGLIDYVWSSDVARAFRVARRLRAGGVGVNTIGRNMEAPFGGFKKSGVGRDVGSYALHAYSELQAIVWPG, from the coding sequence GTGACCACACCCCAGCGCCTCTTCATCGGCGGCGAGTGGACCGAACCGGATCACGGCCACTACGAGGTGATCAACCCGGCGACGGAGGACACCGTCGGCCTCGCCCCCGAGGCGAGCCGCGCGCAGGTGTACGCGGCGGCAGCCGCGGCCCGCGAGGCGTTCGCCACCTGGTCCCGCACCCGCCCCGAGGAGCGGGCCGCGATCCTCGACCGGGCCGCCGACCTGATGCAGCGCGACCTGACCGGCAACGCCGCGCTCGCCCAGGCGGAGAGCGGCGCCACCACGGCAACGGCCAGGGGCATGCAGGTCGCCGTCGGCGCCGCCCGCTTCCGCCGGTACGCCAAGGGCGCCCTGGAGCCGGTCGAGGAAGCCGTCGCACCGCAGATCAACGAGGCCGGTCCGATGGGCCGGGCCGGAATCTTCGGGGCGCTGGCCGTACGCCAGCCGGTCGGCGTCGTCACCTGCATCACCTCGTACAACAACCCCTGGGCCAACCCGGCCGGCAAGATCGCCCCCGCACTCGCCATGGGCAACACGGTCGTCGTGAAACCCGCACCGCAGGACCCGCTCTCCGTCTACCGGATGGCCGAGGCGCTCGAAGCGGCCGGTGTCCCGGCGGGCGTCGTCAACGTCGTCACCGGGTCGGGCCCGGACGCGGGGGAGGCGGCCGTCGACTCACCGGACGTCGACATGGTCAGCTTCACCGGCTCCACCGCCGTCGGGCAGCGCATCGCCGAGGTGTGCGGGCGCTCCATGAAGCGGCAGCTGATGGAGCTGGGCGGGAAGGGCGCCGCCGTCGTCCTGGACGACGCGGACCTCGACTCCGCGGCGGCGGGCATCGGCACCACGTTCTCCTTCTACAGCGGACAGATCTGTACGGCCCCGACCCGCGTCCTCGTCCAGCGCGCGGCCCACGACGCCCTGATCGAACGGCTCGCCGCGTACGCGGGCCATCTGACGGTGGGCGATCCGACGGTCAGGGGAACAGTCGTCGGGCCGGTCATCTCCGCCGCCCACCGCGACCGCGTCGAGTCGTACATCGAGCTGGGGCGGAAGGAGGGGGCCAGGATCGTCACGGGCGGCGAACGCCCGGCCGGACCCGACCGGGGCTTCTACGTCGCGCCGGCCCTCCTCGCCGACTGCACCAACGACATGCGCGTCGTCCGCGAGGAGATCTTCGGCCCGGTCGTCGTGGTCGTCCCCTTCGACGACGAGGAGGAGGCCATCGCGCTCGCCAACGACAGCGACTACGGACTGATCGACTACGTCTGGTCCTCGGACGTGGCACGCGCCTTCCGGGTGGCCCGGCGGCTGCGCGCCGGCGGGGTCGGCGTGAACACCATCGGGCGCAACATGGAGGCCCCGTTCGGCGGGTTCAAGAAGAGCGGTGTCGGGCGTGACGTCGGCTCGTACGCCCTGCACGCGTACAGCGAACTCCAGGCGATCGTCTGGCCGGGCTGA